The window AGGGCCGTGGCGGCGAGCAGGGTGATGACCAGTGGCGTGATCATCACGATCGCCGTGAATTCGGCCACCGGCATGTATTTGAGGCTGAAGAAGGCCAGCGCGCTGCTGGTCAGCAGCAGCAGGCCGCGCAGGCACTGGAACTTCGGATGCCGGGTGCGCAGCAGCGACAGACCGCGCCTCGGCAATATCGCGGCGGTGGTGGCCAATGCCTGGAACACGTAGCGAAACCACAGCGCCATCAGCAGCGGCACGCTGGTGCTGACAAACTTGGTGATGGTGTCGAGGGTGGCGAAGAAGGCCATCGCCGTGGTGACGAGGGCGATACCGGTCAGCGCCGAACCGGGGCGGTTCACTGGATGCGGTCCGCCAGCAGTTCCCACACCGGCGTCAGATCACCCGGCAGATAGGGCAGGGTGCCGAGATCGGTATGGCTCTCGTCCGGGCTGTGGAAGTCGCTGCCGCGCGAGGCGGCCAGGCCGAATTCCTTGGCCACGGCCGCGTATTCCACGTATTCGGCCGGCGTGTGGCTGCCTGTCACCACCTCGACGGCACGGCCGCCATGCGCCTTGAATTCGCTGAAGAGCGCGTACTCCTCGTTGGCGGTGAACTTGTAGCGGCCGGGGTGTGCGATCACGGCGATGCCGCCGGTCTGGGTGATCCAGGTCACCGCGTCCTTGAGCGAGGCCCAGCGGTGCGGCACGTAGCCGGGCTTGCCCTCGGTGAGGTATTTGCGGAACACCTCGTAGGTGTCGGTGCAAACGCCGGATTCCACGAGGAAACGGGCGAAATGCGTGCGCGAGATCAGCTCGGGATTGCCAGCGAAGGTGAGCGCGCCTTCGTACGCGCCCTTGATGCCGACCTTGGCCAGCCCGTCGGACATTTCGTGCGCGCGCTTGTCGCGGCCGCCACGGGTATCGATCAGGCCCTGCACCATGCGCGGGTCCTCGGCGTCGAAGCCCAGGCCGACGATGTGCACGGTTTCACCGGCGAAGGTCACCGAAATTTCGGCGCCGGTGAGGTATTTCAGGCCGTTGGCCCGGGCTGCGGCCGCCGCGCGCGCCTGGCCGCCGATTTCGTCGTGGTCCGTCAGCGCCCACAGCTCGACACCGTTGGCCTTGGCGCGCTCGGCGAGTTGCTCGGGCGTCAGGGTGCCGTCGGAGACGACCGAATGGCAGTGGAGGTCGGCATTGAGAATGGAAGTCACTGCCCCATTTTAGGCGCGATGCTCCTTTCGTGCCGGGCGCCTCATGGCGCATCGCAGGCTGCAAGCATCGCGCAACAAAAAACCCGCTGGGACGCAGCGGGTTTTTCGTGGGATGGCACTCCGTGGAGTGCGCCGAATCACTTCAGCTTGATTTCCTTGTAGTCCACATGCTTGCGGGCCTTGGGGTCGAATTTGCTGATGAGCATCTTCTCGGGCATGGTCTTCTTGTTCTTCGTCGTGGTGTAGAAGTGACCGGTGCCGGCAGTGGATTCCAGCTTGATTTTTTCGCGTCCGCCTTTGGTTGCCATGGTGCTGCTCCTTATGCTTGGCCACGTGCGCGCAGATCGGCGAGCACAGAATCGATACCGTTCTTGTCGATCAAACGCAGACCGGCGTTGGAGATGCGCAGGCGCACCCAGCGGTTTTCGGTCTCGACCCAGAAACGGCGGTATTGCAGGTTCGGCAGGAACCGACGCTTGGTCTTGTTGTT of the Rhodoferax koreense genome contains:
- a CDS encoding 3',5'-nucleoside bisphosphate phosphatase translates to MTSILNADLHCHSVVSDGTLTPEQLAERAKANGVELWALTDHDEIGGQARAAAAARANGLKYLTGAEISVTFAGETVHIVGLGFDAEDPRMVQGLIDTRGGRDKRAHEMSDGLAKVGIKGAYEGALTFAGNPELISRTHFARFLVESGVCTDTYEVFRKYLTEGKPGYVPHRWASLKDAVTWITQTGGIAVIAHPGRYKFTANEEYALFSEFKAHGGRAVEVVTGSHTPAEYVEYAAVAKEFGLAASRGSDFHSPDESHTDLGTLPYLPGDLTPVWELLADRIQ
- the rpmG gene encoding 50S ribosomal protein L33, translating into MATKGGREKIKLESTAGTGHFYTTTKNKKTMPEKMLISKFDPKARKHVDYKEIKLK
- the rpmB gene encoding 50S ribosomal protein L28, which encodes MARVCEVTGKGPMTGNNVSHANNKTKRRFLPNLQYRRFWVETENRWVRLRISNAGLRLIDKNGIDSVLADLRARGQA